The genomic interval GATGTTGGGCGAGGATACTTCCAACACCCCTCCATCCCAATACGTCCCGCTGCTGAATTCCGTGTTGAAGTTGTTGCGGAAGGTCAACTGCGCACTGGCCGAGCTCACGATGATGTTGCGCGACACAAGATACTTGTCCGTCACCCCGTTCTGGTCGTCGACAAAGGCGTTGTTCGGCGGCGTGTCCGAGACGCTGGTCACCGTGATCCACTTCACCCCGTTATCCGGCGGATCACCCTGATTGGTCGCTGTCCAGCCTGCCGGCAGAGCCGGTGCCGTCACGCCATCGAAGCTCTCCACGCACGGAGGCGCCGGGGTCGGCGTAGCCGTGGGCACTGGAGTTGGTGTCGGTGTGGTCGGGCCAGGAGTCGGTGTCGGTGTGGTCGGGCCAGGAGTTGGTGTCGGTGTGGTCGGGCCAGGAGTCGGTGTCGGACCGGGTGTCGGCCCAGGCGCCGCGTTGCGGTCATACACTTCAACCATGCCGATCCCAGTGGTGTTACCCAGTCCGGCCAGCAACGCTGTGTAGGCATCCGGCGGCAAGGTCGCGGCGATCGCTGACTCCTTCGTATTGGTCGGGGCCAATCCGGCCGCGGTGATCAGCGCCGCTTGCGCCGCGTTATCCTGCCAATCGTTGTTTGAGATCAGCAGCGCTCCATTGGCATCGCGCAGTTCGAGGGTTGGGTTGGCCAGCGCCGGATTAACTCCAAAGGCTGCCAGGCTTGGTCCCAGACCGCGGATGATGACATTTCCATCGCCGTTGTTGCTTCCCAGCATGAAGCCCGCGATGACGATATTGCCACCCGTGCTAACAAAGGCGCGCGTGCTGATATTGGCCAGCTTCGCGCTAGTTCCCTGACTGATGTCGTAGACTTCGAAGAGCGCCACTCCCGTGGTGTTGTTCTTGCCCCGCACAATCCCGGTGTAGCTTCCCGGCATCAGGGTGGCGTCAATGGCCGACTCGAGGTCGTCAGTTGGCGGAAGGCCCGTAGCCGCAATCGCAGCCTCCTGGGTATCTCTCCAGTTGTCGTTGATCACCGTGGTGAAGCCACTTGGTCCGTGCAATTCCAGAGTTGGATTCGCCATCGCATTCGGAATGCCGAACCGTGTCAGCGATGGCCCAAGGGCCCGGAGCAGCACATGCTTGGCCCCGCTTCCGGTTATGATAAACCCACCAATGCCGACGCTATCGCCAGTCTGGACCAGCATTCTCGTCGAGAGATTGACGGCCTGTGAGGCTGCGCCGCTCGGAGTCGGTGTGGCGGTTGCGGACGGCACAGGTGTTGTCGTTGGGGATGGCCCAGGGGTGCCCGTTCCGGTCGCTGTCGCAGTCGGAGTCGGTGGCGGTACCGTCGCCGTCGCCGTCGGCGTTGCCGTCATTACCGGTGTGGCCGTTGGAGTCGGTGTCGGGCAAGCCTGACTCAATTTCAGGTTCGCCGCGGTCACACTTCCTGTATCAACGGCGGCGCCGTCGCGAATCGTCAGCGTCCACGTTCCGTTGATCTGCGCTGTGGTCAGCCCGCCAAACGTCGTGTTGAGCGAGGTCACCGGTGGCGGATTAGTCTGCCCGGTGGCTCCGGCCTGCGTCGTCCGGTAATCTCCCACCGTTATTGCGCAGGTGTCTCCGCACGCTGCCGCTGTCCCCACTGTCCAGATATTCATTCCAGCCGCGGCATCGGTGAAGTTATACAACCCGGCGTAGTTGGAGCTGTCGCCAAACGAGCCCGCGCTGGTTACTCCGATCCGGCTCACTGTCACCAGGCTCGATGTGCCTCCGGGCGAAGTCAGGATCATGTCCAGGTCACCCACGAAGCTGTGGGTCAGAGTCAGGTCCACTGCGACCGCGGTCAGCGGAGCAGTCCGGCCCGAAACCGCGAAGCTGATCACCAGCGGTGTCGTGAAGACGGGCGGCGTTCCACTGCCTCCATCCGGAATCGCTCCCACCCCGGTCCCCGCGAAGCTGAACGGCGTGCATCCAGGTGTCGGAGTCGGTGTAGCGGTCGGCGTGACGGATGGTCCAGGTGTTCCGGTCGCAGTCGGTGTCGGGCTTCCACCACCACACGGTATTCCTGAGGCTGTCACGGTGTAGCCTGGGCAAGCCCCGGCGGCACCGGCCGTGACTGCGTTAACCACAACCACCACCGTCTGGCCAGCGGGCAGGGTAAAGGAGAAGCTCTTCGGGTTTGTCGTCGCGTCCTGGCTGGCGCCAATATCGGCCAGATAATTCGTGCCGAGGCTGTTCGGATCAAAGCTGTTCAGATAAGCCGACGCGTGAATGAAAGGAGTTCCCTGACAAGCCGTATCGACAGTTATCGTTACGCATTGAGCTGACGCAGTCGTGTTCACGAACGGGATCGTGTCAAAAAAGAATGGACCGGTTCCACTGGGTCCTGGGAATGCATGTGGCGCCGCACAGGTGCTCGGAGGATCAGCGCGGAAGAGTCGCGCAGCCTCAGTTTGATCACCGGAGGCGAGACTTCCCATGACCGTGCAACTACCTCCCGGTGTGCCGGTAGGAGTTGCGGTCGCGGTCGCTGTTGGCGTCGTCGACGGTCCAGGCGTTCCCGTAGCAGTTGGGCTCGGTGTCACGCACGGTCCTGCCAGCGACAAAGTCCATCCACCTGCGATGGTCCCTGAGTCGCCACCCACAAAGTCCACCACATACAGGTTCCACGTCCCGTTGGGATTGGTCCCCGCGAAGGTCGAGGCGAAGGTCGCGGTCCCTCCGGCTACCGGTCCCGGCGTGTTGTAGGCCGTTCCAGGTCCAGGCGCAGGGAAGCTGTCTCCCGTGAAATAGGAGGTCGGTAGATACGTTCCCGGTCCCCACGCGGTCGTGCCCGGTAGGTTGGTCGCGCCCGTATCGCTCAAGGTGTAGGTCACATTCACCATGTCCGGATCGTCTCCGGCCCCGTCCTGAATGAGGAGCGCCGCGCCGGTAGGTCCGACCAGCACGATTCCCACGTCATCGGGGAAGGTGTGGCTAAAGCCATTGATCGTTACCTGCACACTTCCCGCTGTCGCCGGGATCGTGCCCAGGCCTGCAACCGTGACGCTCGATGGATAAGGCGTAGCCGTGGAGGCGTCATTAATTACGATGGGCGTCGCGTTCGTAAAGGTAGTAAGACCGCCGGAACAAGGTGTGGCGGTCGCCGTCGGCGACGCAGACGGTCCAGGTGTTCCCGTCGCCGTTGCCGTCGCCGTAGCTGTCGCGGTTGGCGTCGGTGTCGCGCCTCCTTGAACTTCCACGGAACCTTTTTCGCAAGCAGCCGCCACGGGACGCACAAACGCTGCTCCGCGTTGATCCCGGTTGATCGGCGAGCCGCAGTCGTTCGTTCCATTTGGGATTGTATTTAGAACAAGGCTTCCTCCCCCGGGAAGATGGGTAAGAGTCGGGCCGCCGTTGTTGGCCAACGCCCCGAGAGCGGGATCGCCCGCGATAACGTCATTGGCCATCGGGACGAAGGTGCCGCCGGTTGGATTCTCGATGTGATTGTAATTCTGCGAAGTGATGGTGCCGGAAATATCGGGACCCGCGCCGGCCGTGTTATCGGCCACGATCGTGTTCTTGATGTTGATAGTGCCCGCCGTGGAGCGGAAAAGACCGCCGCCGGCTGTGGTCGCAGTATTGTTATCAACCGTGACGAAATTAAGGTTCGCGGCAATCACCCCGGCCGTGGGCTGTTCGACAAAAAGACCGCCACCGTTGCCCGTAGCAGCGTTACCGCTGAGCGTGCTGTTGGTCACATTGAGCGTAATTGGCGAAGTCAGGGTCGAGAGGGTGTTCGAGAGAGCAATGCCGCCGCCATTAGTCGCTCCTGTATTGTTGGAGATCGTGCTGTTCAGAATATTCACGGTTAACTGCCCGCCATTCGCTGTGGCATTAATTCCGGAGCCAACGCTATTTCCCACGTTGCCGTTCATGGTAACGGTGTCGAGGGTAGCCGTCAGAGTGGCCGCGACGGTAGTGACGGTGAAGAATTGAATCCCCTGTCCTTGATGGGCGCCGCCGCCCGCGACATTGCCCGAATTGGTATTAAAGGTGCAGTTTGTCGCGCTAAAGGTAGCCGCCCCGACCGCCGATAAGGCACGGACGCCGTTTCCATTACTGCCACTCGTGCCCGAGCCGATATTGCTGTCAAAGGCGGTGTTATTGGCAACGACGTTGAAAACATTTTCCAGGTAAAGACCGGCGCCAAAACCAAACCCGCCTGCCTGGCTGGTGGCGCTGTTCCCGTTAATGCTGCTGTTGGTGAAAGTGAGGGTCGCGGCCACGATTGAGTCAATACCGCCGCCGAACACACTGCCGCCGCTCACCCGGACATTGGAGTTAGCCGTGACGGTCGTGTTGGTCAGGGTCAGGGCAGGACCGGCATTATGAATACCGGCGCCAATCGAGTTGCCAGACGTGGAATTCAGCTGGTTATCCCGAACGATACAATTGTTCAGGGTAAGGGTGCCGAGGTTTTCAATACCCGCGCCACGCGTATTTGCAGCCATGACGCCGGTAAATCTCCCGTTCCGAATAGTGCAATTATTGATGATAACCGTGC from Chthoniobacterales bacterium carries:
- a CDS encoding choice-of-anchor Q domain-containing protein encodes the protein MKKKPASKSAFFTLRVLFGFGVFSTALFLALFALARPDSPVKSVTKPELQVAQSSQAIEAMESAISPEEAAMLNQAALEAAAQPPQPRVPGATFVVNTTNDTVDVNPGDGTCADSSAQCSFRAALMEANALAGDDIITLGAVPYTQTLVAANEDANAGGDWDIASNITINGVSAATTILQANVAAGAATERVLNIRSGTVIINNCTIRNGRFTGVMAANTRGAGIENLGTLTLNNCIVRDNQLNSTSGNSIGAGIHNAGPALTLTNTTVTANSNVRVSGGSVFGGGIDSIVAATLTFTNSSINGNSATSQAGGFGFGAGLYLENVFNVVANNTAFDSNIGSGTSGSNGNGVRALSAVGAATFSATNCTFNTNSGNVAGGGAHQGQGIQFFTVTTVAATLTATLDTVTMNGNVGNSVGSGINATANGGQLTVNILNSTISNNTGATNGGGIALSNTLSTLTSPITLNVTNSTLSGNAATGNGGGLFVEQPTAGVIAANLNFVTVDNNTATTAGGGLFRSTAGTINIKNTIVADNTAGAGPDISGTITSQNYNHIENPTGGTFVPMANDVIAGDPALGALANNGGPTLTHLPGGGSLVLNTIPNGTNDCGSPINRDQRGAAFVRPVAAACEKGSVEVQGGATPTPTATATATATATGTPGPSASPTATATPCSGGLTTFTNATPIVINDASTATPYPSSVTVAGLGTIPATAGSVQVTINGFSHTFPDDVGIVLVGPTGAALLIQDGAGDDPDMVNVTYTLSDTGATNLPGTTAWGPGTYLPTSYFTGDSFPAPGPGTAYNTPGPVAGGTATFASTFAGTNPNGTWNLYVVDFVGGDSGTIAGGWTLSLAGPCVTPSPTATGTPGPSTTPTATATATPTGTPGGSCTVMGSLASGDQTEAARLFRADPPSTCAAPHAFPGPSGTGPFFFDTIPFVNTTASAQCVTITVDTACQGTPFIHASAYLNSFDPNSLGTNYLADIGASQDATTNPKSFSFTLPAGQTVVVVVNAVTAGAAGACPGYTVTASGIPCGGGSPTPTATGTPGPSVTPTATPTPTPGCTPFSFAGTGVGAIPDGGSGTPPVFTTPLVISFAVSGRTAPLTAVAVDLTLTHSFVGDLDMILTSPGGTSSLVTVSRIGVTSAGSFGDSSNYAGLYNFTDAAAGMNIWTVGTAAACGDTCAITVGDYRTTQAGATGQTNPPPVTSLNTTFGGLTTAQINGTWTLTIRDGAAVDTGSVTAANLKLSQACPTPTPTATPVMTATPTATATVPPPTPTATATGTGTPGPSPTTTPVPSATATPTPSGAASQAVNLSTRMLVQTGDSVGIGGFIITGSGAKHVLLRALGPSLTRFGIPNAMANPTLELHGPSGFTTVINDNWRDTQEAAIAATGLPPTDDLESAIDATLMPGSYTGIVRGKNNTTGVALFEVYDISQGTSAKLANISTRAFVSTGGNIVIAGFMLGSNNGDGNVIIRGLGPSLAAFGVNPALANPTLELRDANGALLISNNDWQDNAAQAALITAAGLAPTNTKESAIAATLPPDAYTALLAGLGNTTGIGMVEVYDRNAAPGPTPGPTPTPGPTTPTPTPGPTTPTPTPGPTTPTPTPVPTATPTPAPPCVESFDGVTAPALPAGWTATNQGDPPDNGVKWITVTSVSDTPPNNAFVDDQNGVTDKYLVSRNIIVSSASAQLTFRNNFNTEFSSGTYWDGGVLEVSSPNI